Below is a genomic region from Kwoniella pini CBS 10737 chromosome 7, complete sequence.
TCCTCCCAAAAAGAAGACTAAAACCCGCAAGGTAAGCTATGGGTCCCTCGTCTGTACTCCTCTGTCAGCTGAATCAGCTGATCATTACACCTTTTCTAGGTCACCCCATCTTCTACATCTGATGACGATTCAGGCTCAGAAGCTCAAATAgcctcttcctcctcaaGAGCATCTTCCGCACATCCTACCCCACCGCCTAACAAACGACCTCGTCTATCAAGTGATGTCAAGCGAAAGTCATCCATAAACGTAGATCGGAAAATGTCGGTTGATAGAAAACCCTCGTTCGGGGGAGGATTACCGCCAATGAGAAAATACGTTCGAGAGAAGTTAGCACCTCTCTTCCAGGGTCTTTTTGGGGATATGAGCGTAGAAGACGCTCAGAGATTCAGTGAAGAAGTCGAAGATGGTATATATAGTAATTTCAAAGAAATTATAGCTGGGAAGGAGAATGCCGGAACTCGGTACAAGTGAGTTACATTCTCCAATTAGGGGAATGTCAAGCTAATCGTTTCTTCTAGAACCCAATTCAACTTACTCTCCTCATCGATAGTCAGAGGACTTCGTCCAGACTtgatatcatcaatcactTCGAGAACCTTATCGCCCGTACAAATAGCGACTCTAACATCAGCAGATCTAGCTTCGGAAGAACAATTAAAAGCCATTCAAAAAGCAAAACAAGCAGTACTTGAACAAACtgtcaaatcaaaagaagataattcaaCGACTATCAGATTAGGTAGAgatggatttgaaaaagttgaaaatgttCATgaaaaagagatgaaattgttagctcaacaagaagaatttgcTCGTTTACgtgcagaagaagaaagaaaattaagAGAAAACCCTCCTACACCTATTGAAGAGGTTGAAAAATCACCAATCGTAAATAAGTTTATGGATGGACCTAAACGTTCCGAATCTATTGATATATCTTCTCCTCTCAAACAACCTTTTGTTATTTCAGCTTGGACAGGATCAACTCCTCAAAAATCTAAtaatgaggaagaagaaataaataatttcgATCAAAGTAATTTGGATTTAAGCGATATTATAGTTgtaggagatgaagaaccttttgatgatttggatgAAACGCCAATTGAAGCGGTTCCCAAGAGTGAGATGGAATTAtttgaagctaaagaagtaCTTTGGTCAGGAGGTGTAAGTTTACCTGATTTCAATGTAATGTCCGTACTGATGATTGAAGATAGATTGTGAATCCCGCCAATCCTTCACCTCATATCCCTCCTATATCACTCCGTTTGATATGCCGAGCCGGACAGATCAATTGGAAATTCTTACTTCCTCATGATAAAATCGAAATTACAGGAAGAGTACCTACGAGAAATTCTCTGCAATTCTTGAGTGATAGTCGGCTAAATCCCTCAAAAGAGTTAGTAACAGTCGCGTTCAGTTTGGATGAAAAAGCTACGGATGAAGAGATTATAGCATGGGAAGAGATGGTAGAATATCATATTGGTAAAGAGTAAGTACAAGGTCTGTTTTAAAAACCAATTCGCGCTAATCAAGCATTTCAACGCAGTCGACATGCTTTATATTTGCCATACGGTAATCATCCACCAGCAGGAGCAGCTAAAGAATTATACATGATCCCTCTTCGACCCGGTGATCCCTCTCCGGAATTTACAGAATTGATAGATGGTTTTTCATTACCAACAACCGGAAGAACAACTTCGGTTTTCCTAGGTGTATTCGTGTCTAACAAATTATCAACTCCTACATCTGTTCCCCCACCGCCGCCACAAGTATCTCAACCTCCTTCGATTGCAGTACCGCCACCCACCGTCCCCTCAAACCCAGTCATACAGAATGATCAACTACAAGCATTAATGGCTAGTTTAAATCCTACAGCTATACAAGGTTTAGTAGGTGGAATTACAACTCCGATACTTGGCGGATCAACACCTCCAATTGGAGGGATTACACCATATCCTTCATATCCTCAACAAGGATATTCACCTTATGATAATGGAGGATATACACCTCAACCATACGGTGATTGGAGAGATCGTAGGGATGAAAGTAGGAGAGATCCACGAAGAAGAGGTGATAGGCGAGATGGAGATAGAGATAGAGATAATGGTTGGGCAAGTCGAGGTGGTGTAAGAGATGGAAGATATTGAGAATTgtctttcaaatcaacgGAATGTTcgaatttgtatttttagCGATTATCATATCAATGAATTTGTTTGCGCAAAagcatcatcaatttcttcatcagacAGAAACACTATTTTACGTGTTTAGATTACAATCAGAGGGGTCGCTCAGTGGTGCTATCTCAAGTTCTACGGTGTCAGTATGAGCTTGATCGTTGAAAAAGCGCAAAATTCCACCAATCCCGCGACTAAAGAACGTCTCAAAAAGCTACTTGAAATGATCAGTGCTGAGAGGAGATCACGAAATACTACAGTGGAATCAATATTAAAGAAGCATTCAGTCGACATTGGCAGTGGTATCAGTGTGAGCCAAGCCGGACTCTTAGCGGAGTTGCCTACCAAACGTCTTCAACTTGAGCTCAGAGAATTGGCGGCTGTGCAAGAAGTGATCGCCACCGGAGACAGCCTTAGACCGTGGATGTAATTGTTAGAGGGCTCTAGAGACGATGAGCACGCCGATTGCAGGGGCGTGATCCGATATGAAGAGCTGGCTTCTGTTATCAACGTTGGGCTACCAACAGCAAGAATGATCGCAGAGTGCGGACTATGAAGTCTGCTAGAGGGTGCGACCAATCTGAATATAGCCGCATTGGGTGTGATCACTCTTGGCTCACACTGATACCGCTGCCAATGTCGACTGAatgcttcttcaatattgATTCCACTGTAGTATTTCGTGATCTCCTCTCAGCACTGATCATTCCAAGTAGCTTTTTTAGAGTCGCTGGAAGAGCAAATAGAGCTGCTTCGAAGAATCCGTATTCGGCATCTAATGGCTGCAGCGCACTGATGCAGGTGTCACTTCACGGAGGCGATTTTCCCAATTGTTCCCCACGTCTTTGGAATCGAATTCGACGTTCAAAGCCATCAGTATCAATCAGCCTTTCAACATAAGAGTACTGCCCGTCGGCAACAGCGCTGGTCGCTCTTCACCTTATTTCGAAGGGTGTATCGTTCTGGCCATTATTCAAGGCCATGATTTGAGATTCGTACCCCTTGTCCCATCCGTATATAAGCCAGGGTACATAGACAACCCGCTACACCGAATCACAATGTCTTCGCCAGTAACAGGTTTGGTATTTTCGCCCATACGTCGGTCCAAAAAGATCGACAAGACTGGGATCGTCGAAATCGCTTTTATATAAGCGCAGCTATCATCCTGCATAATGTATCAGCTCAATCGTAATTGATATACAATCGACATACCAGATTGACGTGAAGTATCAGTATCGCCATTCTGATTTCTTTCGCCATAGTGAGGATGAAGGGTTTAGTGGCTTCTGATTTACCAACTATAACCAAAACCAGCTGAGTAAGCGAAAAGACAAACTAGGATCATAATGACTTGTTCGACACTTGCGGATCCCTCTCCTATGATCATCTATCACTTTATCATCCGGTAGATCCTTTCAAATCTGATAGCTCTCGCTGAATTATTCCATCATATCACAATTATATCGCCCAGCAAAAGTGCTTAGCTGCTACATCGTTTGACAACTATTCAGACTAATGTTGAGGAAACCAGCTTACTCTTTCACGTAGGTGAGAACACATTTCCTTCGGCTCAAGGCCAGCGGTCAAGAAACAGCCTATACCGCTATGGGTATCTCAGCCGATAAACATTCTTTCATCATTGAGAAATAGCTTACTGATAAAAGCAACTCCCTATTCCAAAAGGGTTAGCTCTCACGGTAGCTTGAGGTCCTCGTTTCCGCTTACTATCGTCAGGTAAATCTCGACGAATCCTCCCATTCACACGAGCTGCACCATCCAAGAGCTCCCGCTCTTTTTGGGACTGACTAATCTTGTCTTGGGGCTCTGACATGATGTTTATGGACATGAGGTGTTGAGTAAGAACTGTTGGTTTCAACGACAAGAATTAGAAACAATGAAAGAAGTGTCTGATCCATTCCTCAGTTTGTTGATATAATGGAATCAACCGTATTCTTAGACAGCTGTTAGTGTGATTGCGATTTGAAGTGTCAATACACCGTGCGTGGGAAAGAGTCGGAAAAACTTGATTAGACACACACGCCCCTTACGATTGGACAATAACACCGCACAGGCCAACTGACATTCGTTGATATGCTTCCGAAGGTACCTGTACTTCCGCCTAGGATACGACCTTGTTTGGggatcttcatctccttcaacGAGGTAGGTACCACAGAAAGTTCAACAATCTCTACCTCTCCATCATCGCATTTCTTCACCGATCACAAAGTGCAAAATCCAGTTATCACACACTTATTTTGCCTCTAGGAACAAACATGCGTAACGAAATTCCGGAGGGAGACTGCCTGAAGTGGATAACAAAGCTTTGAGAGACTCCTTCAGTGTAGATATATGTATGCATAGAACCAATGTTTAAATTAAGGACTTCCAGGTGAAAATCGCAGAAAGGCTTACCCTTTACAGCGTTTGTATCAGGCACGGGTTCAAAACCCTATCGCAGACGATTTCATACTTCTGGTCGTGCAATAGTTCATTTCATAACCGCTTTTTGTGTTCCCTTTCATACTTCTGGTTGTGCCACACTTGACTTCATAACCGCTTTTTGTGTTCCCCTTTTCATTGTCTCGCTTCGACACATGGAGAATTTATAGTTGGCGCTCGAATCTGTGAGACCTCAATTGCGCGCGAAACGGGAAAAAAGGGACATTTACGCGGGTGAATGGTGGATGTCATAGCAGATACAAGATGTTTTCTTGACCAAAAAGGAAGCAAACATAAAAAGTTTTGACGACGCCTGTGAGGTTCGAACTCACGCATCAAATGATAACACCTTTTTATTCAGGTAATAGCAAAGTGTCGCCTTAACCGCTCGGCCAAAGCGCCGATTTGTATTCTTGATGTATAGGGTTGATTTCCCATTATATAGGCTTTCTTCTGTGGGTTAAACAGCATGCAAATAAGAACCGATTGTGAAACCAAATGTGGGATGGTATcagtcttcttcttcttttccaggCTTTCTTAGTCCAGCTCTCCGCTTTGTAGAATTTATAGAGTACAGCCATAGGCTCCAGAGAACACATGCACCAACATAAGCCTGCAAGCCAGCCACTGCCATGAATTGGTAGATATATCGGTGAAACCCAATCAAATAATACCAGATCCCAAAATATCGTCCATTTCGAGCATCTTAGTCCAGACAAAATCCCGTAAGACACGTCCACTCGTTTTGGATAATTCCATCCCTGCGGAAAGCTAAAGCCTTTGTTAGGTAACCGAGTATAGGACATCTGGACCGGATTAGGATAAATGTCACTTTTCCGTCACGCGTGCTCATCACGTAAGTGGTGCATATTCAGGGTTCCTTAAACATTTTGAGTTATTTAGCGCGTATTCCgaaaaaaaatcatcccctttgttgttgttttcGTTTAAGATCATTCACTTTCATATATAGATAACAATACAGTGTTAAGTGATACACCGACAAGGTTAAAATATCTATACCTTTGTGTTCCCCTGCTTGTCGACTGCAGCCATCCGTCCTGCCCTGTTCACCCTCTTCATTCACGGTCCTCTCAACTTTTCAAAACAGAATTCATTCGTTAATCACTCATTTGTGATCCCACATTCTTTTTGTCTTTCACCCCTAAATACGAAACGCTGGCGCagaaatttgattctctGGTACAGAGATTCATTTCATCCTCCTGACTTCCTTCGTAGTCACAGAATCTTCTCTCACTTAAAAATCGATCGACCACTTGAACCACCGAAGTTGAATAAGCAGTATGTCCGGTGCTAGATCTCCTGCTATTTCTCGACCACACACCCCAAATGGTCTCTCGCCCAGAGGATCATACACCAACCTTGCTGCAGCTTTAGAAGCATCAACTCCAGGGTCATCGACTCCTGCTTTAATGGAGAAAGAGAGGATGAGAGCTGAAGCCGAAGTCAGAGAGGCTTTGCTTAAAGCTGCTGACGGTGCCGAGAAGGCCAAAAAGGAGGAAGCTGGTATGCCAGCTGGATCTCCAGGTGAGTTGCCGTATCAGCCATACCTGTTCAGGGAGTGATACCTTGGCTAAAGATACCTCTTGATCTAGTATGGCCAATCCTCAGTTATTGTATCGCATCAATCATGATGACTGTGGTCAATAAATTCGTTGTATCAGGTCACCAATTCACCATGACATTTTTACGTGAGTAGCCAAGGCCGTTCATCAATGATGCTAAGGTCAGACTAAAACGTGTGTATAACAGTTCTCACCATCCAATCAGCCGTATGTGTTGGATGTGTATGGACAGTCAAGAGAATCGGACTCATCAGTTGTGAGTTTATGCTTTCTTCCGTCCGATTTATGAATGCATCGTGCGAACTAACGCATTCTTGGGGATCAGTCCGAGATTTCGATATGGCCGATGCCAAAACTTGGTTTCCTGTCTCCTTCTTGTTAGTAGCTGTCATATACACCGGCTCCAAATCGTTGCAATTCCTATCTATCCCAGTTTATACGTGAGTCGCTTCTACTTTCGGCTTCCGACGTGATGTGCAGACTCGCAATCGGCGGTGTTTCAGAAACTGATGCTGGCTGGAAACCTCATTCACTTCAGTATCTTCAAGAACCTGACAATCATTCTTATTGCTTACGGGGAAGTCATGTGGTTTGGTGGAAGCGTCACTGGCTTGACGTTAGTCTCTTTCTGCTTCATGGTCGGATCATCCATCATCGCTGCCTGGTCGGACATCTCCTCAACTCTCGCTAGACTATCTGCAGGCGTTGCTGTTGTCGACCCAATCAGTGGAGCGGATGTCCCCCTTCCTACAAGCGTGATTGGAAACTTAAACGCTGGATACGTATGGATGTTCATCAACTGTATTGCTTCTGCTGCTTACGTGAGTCTTCAACAAAGCAAATTCTGTCCATCAGTATTATGTTTGAACAACCGTTGCTGATGTCCCGTATATAGGTACTATTCATGCGAAAACGAATCAAGGTCACCGGGTTCAAAGACTGGGATTCTATGTTCTACAACAACTTGCTGTCTATACCGGTTCTGCTCATCTTCTCTCTCATTGTCGAAGATTGGGGAGCTGCCTCTTTCGCCAGAAACTTGTTAGTTGTCTTGTGTTCGGTCGATATGATACTGCTGACACCATCAATCCTCTAGCCCTGAAATAGGGCGCACTTTCTTGCTCTCCGCTATCGCCTTCTCTGGTGCTGTAGCTGTATTTATTTCATATTCCACGGCATGGTGTGTTAGAACTTGTGGATCGACCACTTACTCTATGGTCGGTGCTCTGAACAAGTGGGTAACAGCCTTATTTGTTTCTGCTCGTTAATCCTCGTGGCGATCTTGCATATCTCCCTCTTTCCCTCATTTCCTTCAGATCCGGACAATCGCATCTGACAGATAAGTTTTCCGTTTTTATAGGTTGCCGGTAGCCGCCTCTGGTATACTATTCTTCGGCGACCCCGCCAACATGGGAAACGTTTCTGCTATTGCTGTAGGAGGTGTAGCTGGTGTGGTTTATGCTGTCGCAAAGACCAATCAAGCTAAAGTCGAAAAGGCCAAGCAGGCTAGACCTGGTGATTCCAAAGCGTAAAGAACTTTGAAAACATTCAGAAAGACATATAATCGAGGGATGTTAAATCAGCTGCGGACATCTAGGCAGATGTGTGCGTTCAGAACTAATTCTCCTGAACAAACGAATGTGTTTCTGAAGTGTAGCAACAAATCGGTATCACCAATTGTCTCACACAAACTCGTTCATTCGTATCTTAGACCTccttttttgaaaatgatgcATACATTATAGGGTAAATCGCCGTTTGGCAACATCTTGAAATTGGGCAACGAAGATTGCGCTTCTTGTAATAGTTGCAAGTGGGAGTTCATATCACACGGCTGACCGTGGTTTCCGATCCAACATAGGAGCGATAAATATCCTACGAACGGATACGTACTCTACTTACAAAGTCTGAACTCGACGATCTATCCGAGCCCATGCTTTCGTTGATCATTGTAGTGAGACGATCTGAAACGACGCATGTGTGTATCGTGAATCAACGGCACTTGCGAGT
It encodes:
- a CDS encoding GDP-mannose transporter 2, which codes for MSGARSPAISRPHTPNGLSPRGSYTNLAAALEASTPGSSTPALMEKERMRAEAEVREALLKAADGAEKAKKEEAGMPAGSPVWPILSYCIASIMMTVVNKFVVSGHQFTMTFLLLTIQSAVCVGCVWTVKRIGLISFRDFDMADAKTWFPVSFLLVAVIYTGSKSLQFLSIPVYTIFKNLTIILIAYGEVMWFGGSVTGLTLVSFCFMVGSSIIAAWSDISSTLARLSAGVAVVDPISGADVPLPTSVIGNLNAGYVWMFINCIASAAYVLFMRKRIKVTGFKDWDSMFYNNLLSIPVLLIFSLIVEDWGAASFARNFPEIGRTFLLSAIAFSGAVAVFISYSTAWCVRTCGSTTYSMVGALNKLPVAASGILFFGDPANMGNVSAIAVGGVAGVVYAVAKTNQAKVEKAKQARPGDSKA